One Vitis vinifera cultivar Pinot Noir 40024 chromosome 8, ASM3070453v1 genomic window carries:
- the LOC100246067 gene encoding serine/threonine-protein kinase D6PKL1, which yields MMGSFPGSCEIVESSEDPSLAQLSRGIHRPKSGVKVDDKVRKPPILKLGHDSSLEDDLNRIFEAINLKNASKVWGLPHQVGTDSPSKNALKKPITVSGSHSPRIGISEPATLKQALRGLCISQASEMAAVKRLSKSGSYSGASEAGRIKSLFSTVVVEARQPGMSLGKGGIAEISLFPEESTSNASEKVTQYLHVPKVKSSSQSAHSSPRFAVGATQLGTTARSPQSEIVPVSTEISNQTSKTVQKEKHTSVTALSGANTDDNMLELGTTGHASTKSANRASALKPGRKGRLQNVPSSSVNSSKASKSTKNTQRVVKPILRNKNFVKKKVKQDSNSATSTSNTCSEVNDEMDPSTSQLVCQRCHCALKDARKELSQDSPTSNLKSLSTEASFSNMNSVANKPGISSNSYNRHKAIFVKANKNAKSREKGELSQSSKSSRGEYSSSTSISEESILSGSSCGNRPHMSKDLRWEAIRQVQMQQGVLGLRHFNLLKKLGGGDIGTVYLAELIGTCCLFAIKVMDNDFLARRKKMPRAQTEREILRMLDHPFLPTLYAQFTSDNLSCLVMEYCPGGDLHVLRQKQPGRNFPEQAARFYVAEVLLALEYLHMLGVVYRDLKPENILVREDGHIMLTDFDLSLRCNVNPTLLKSSSSTMEPTRMMSGPCKESSCIDPLCIEPSCEVPCFSPRFLPAAARTRKLKSELAAQVRSLPQLVAEPTDARSNSFVGTHEYLAPEIIKGEGHGSAVDWWTFGVFLYELLYGKTPFKGSGNDETLANVVLQSLKFPDNPIISFQARDLIRGLLMKEPENRLGSERGAAEIKQHPFFEGLNWALIRCTIPPELPEFGEFGLMTVASQQKESKYLEFELF from the exons ATGATGGGTTCATTTCCTGGTAGTTGTGAAATTGTTGAATCATCGGAAGACCCAAGTTTGGCTCAACTTTCTAGAGGAATTCATCGACCAAAATCTGGAGTAAAAGTGGATGACAAAGTTAGAAAGCCTCCTATACTGAAACTGGGACATGACAGTTCTCTAGAAGATGATCTTAATCGGATTTTTGAGGCAATTAACCTAAAAAATGCATCTAAGGTTTGGGGTCTTCCCCACCAAGTTGGAACAGACTCCCCATCGAAGAATGCGTTAAAAAAGCCAATTACAGTCAGTGGTTCTCATTCACCACGAATTGGGATTTCTGAGCCTGCAACTCTGAAGCAGGCACTAAGGGGACTCTGCATCTCCCAGGCATCTGAAATGGCTGCTGTGAAAAGGTTATCAAAGTCGGGAAGTTATTCAGGGGCGTCTGAAGCTGGAAGGATTAAGAGTTTGTTTAGTACTGTCGTTGTTGAAGCCAGACAACCTGGTATGTCTCTAGGCAAGGGTGGTATTGCAGAAATCTCTCTGTTTCCAGAAGAGAGCACATCAAATGCTTCTGAGAAGGTAACTCAGTACCTGCATGTTCCCAAGGTAAAGTCATCAAGCCAAAGTGCTCATTCTTCTCCCCGATTTGCCGTGGGTGCAACACAATTAGGAACAACAGCTAGATCACCACAAAGTGAGATTGTTCCTGTTTCAACAGAAATTAGtaatcaaacatcaaagacaGTGCAGAAAGAAAAGCATACGTCTGTAACTGCTCTATCTGGTGCAAACACCGATGATAACATGCTGGAGCTAGGTACCACTGGTCATGCCTCAACCAAATCGGCAAACAGAGCATCAGCATTAAAGCCAGGGCGGAAAGGCAGGTTGCAAAATGTACCTTCTAGCTCGGTCAACAGTAGTAAGGCAAGCAAGTCAACAAAGAACACCCAACGTGTAGTCAAACCAATTCTCAGAAACAAgaattttgtaaagaaaaaagtaaagcaGGATTCAAATTCTGCCACCTCCACTTCTAATACATGTAGTGAAGTTAACGATGAAATGGATCCAAGTACAAGTCAATTGGTTTGCCAGAGATGCCACTGTGCATTGAAGGATGCAAGGAAAGAACTGAGTCAAGATTCTCCCACATCCAACTTAAAAAGTCTCAGCACTGAAGCCAGCTTTAGTAATATGAACTCAGTTGCTAACAAACCAGGCATCAGTTCCAATAGTTATAACAGACATAAAGCTATTTTTGTCAAGGCAAACAAGAATGCAAAATCAAGGGAGAAAGGGGAATTGTCTCAGAGCTCTAAAAGTAGCCGTGGTGAGTACAGTAGCAGTACAAGCATCAGCGAAGAGAGCATTCTAAGTGGGTCTAGTTGTGGCAATAGACCTCACATGTCAAAGGATTTAAGATGGGAAGCCATCCGCCAAGTCCAGATGCAGCAAGGAGTTCTAGGATTGAGACACTTCAATCTGTTAAAAAAGCTTGGTGGTGGAGACATTGGGACTGTTTATCTGGCTGAGCTAATTGGTACATGCTGCCTTTTTGCTATAAAGGTCATGGACAATGACTTTTTGGCCAGAAGGAAAAAGATGCCAAGGGCCCAAACTGAAAGAGAAATATTGCGAATGCTGGATCATCCTTTTCTCCCTACGCTCTATGCTCAATTCACATCAGATAATTTGTCATGTTTGGTCATGGAATATTGTCCAGGTGGAGATCTGCATGTCCTTCGGCAGAAGCAGCCTGGTAGGAATTTTCCTGAACAAGCAGCAAG GTTTTATGTTGCTGAAGTCCTCCTTGCTTTGGAATACTTACACATGCTTGGAGTTGTATACCGAGATTTGAAACCAGAAAACATTCTAGTCAGAGAAGATGGTCACATTATGCTCACAGATTTTGATCTGTCACTCAGATGCAATGTAAATCCAACTCTTCTCAAATCATCTTCATCGACCATGGAGCCCACGAGGATGATGTCAGGTCCATGCAAAGAGTCTAGCTGCATTGACCCTTTATGTATTGAACCATCCTGTGAGGTCCCATGCTTCAGCCCCAGGTTTTTGCCTGCAGCTGCAAGAACACGGAAACTAAAATCTGAACTTGCAGCCCAGGTCAGATCATTACCACAGCTTGTGGCTGAGCCTACTGATGCTCGATCCAACTCCTTTGTGGGGACCCATGAATATTTGGCTCCAGAAATCATCAAAGGAGAGGGCCATGGGAGTGCGGTTGATTGGTGGACATTTGGAGTCTTTCTTTACGAGCTTCTATATGGAAAGACACCATTTAAAGGTTCTGGAAATGATGAAACATTGGCGAATGTGGTTTTGCAGAGCCTCAAATTTCCAGACAACCCAATCATTAGTTTTCAGGCAAGGGATCTCATCAGAGGGCTGTTGATGAAGGAGCCCGAGAATCGATTGGGGTCAGAGCGGGGGGCTGCAGAGATCAAGCAGCACCCGTTTTTTGAGGGCCTGAATTGGGCACTTATTCGCTGTACTATTCCTCCGGAGTTACCTGAGTTCGGTGAGTTTGGGCTCATGACAGTGGCTTCCCAGCAGAAGGAGAGCAAGTATCTGGAGTTTGAATTGTTCTAG